Proteins from a genomic interval of Phalacrocorax aristotelis chromosome 3, bGulAri2.1, whole genome shotgun sequence:
- the TMEM178A gene encoding LOW QUALITY PROTEIN: transmembrane protein 178A (The sequence of the model RefSeq protein was modified relative to this genomic sequence to represent the inferred CDS: inserted 1 base in 1 codon; substituted 1 base at 1 genomic stop codon), with the protein MAAAVFLCRYIVAAAIFQEESLTQHTTGLMTGIFCTISLCPYTASXDLNHLSTLIYNIPDEVEHGCSXSVFCAWCSLRFTVAAGCLCTAHLFVSRGNIMQLKYTRDSSV; encoded by the exons ATGGCTGCagctgtttttctctgcagataCATCGTGGCAGCAGCCATCTTTCAGGAAGAAAGCCTCACCCAGCACACTACAGGTCTGATGACAG GAATATTTTGCACTATATCACTGTGCCCTTATACAGCCA ATGACCTAAACCACCTCTCCACATTAATCTATAATATTCCTGATGAGGTAGAACATGGATGCAGCTAGTCTGTATTTTGTGCTTGGTGCAGCCTGAGATTTACAGTAGCAGCTGGGTGTCTTTGCACAGCTCACCTGTTTGTTAGCAGGGGCAACATTATGCAGCTGAAGTACACCAGAGACTCCTCTGTATGA